Proteins co-encoded in one Candidatus Limnocylindrales bacterium genomic window:
- a CDS encoding HIT family protein, translated as MADYDDTIFGKIIRGEVPCHRVYEDDHVLSFLDVNPISFGHTLVIPKEAKPFLHELGDESAAAIGRVLPRLCRAVMKATGAMAYNILQNNGHMAHQAVMHVHFHIIPRYEEAGLGIGWSPSKLSAEKAGELVAALSAALAAE; from the coding sequence ATGGCCGACTACGACGACACCATCTTCGGCAAGATCATCCGCGGCGAGGTCCCGTGTCACCGGGTCTACGAGGACGACCACGTCCTGTCGTTCCTCGACGTCAACCCGATCTCCTTCGGGCACACGCTGGTGATTCCGAAGGAGGCCAAGCCGTTCCTGCACGAGCTCGGGGATGAATCGGCCGCCGCCATCGGCCGCGTGCTGCCGCGCCTCTGCCGCGCGGTGATGAAGGCGACCGGGGCGATGGCCTACAACATCCTGCAGAACAACGGGCACATGGCGCACCAGGCCGTCATGCACGTGCACTTCCACATCATTCCGCGCTACGAGGAAGCCGGGCTCGGCATCGGCTGGTCGCCGAGCAAGCTGTCGGCCGAAAAAGCAGGAGAGCTGGTCGCTGCGCTCAGCGCGGCGCTTGCCGCCGAGTGA
- a CDS encoding HAD family phosphatase — protein sequence MTDAAPQTRAVLFDFGGVFTESPFEAAREFGREIGVDPHLMLTTVFGPYDQDTDHPWHRLERGEILLTDARSQILDLGQQHGFEADLFKVLAALGSKTGPRETFSSRARRLRAAGIPTAVITNNAREFQDAWRAMVPVDELFDFVVDSSFVGYRKPDPRIFRHALERLGIEPHQAMFFDDFEGNVRAARELGIRAHLVEPDPAAALAELDQVLVTLGA from the coding sequence GTGACCGACGCGGCACCGCAGACCAGGGCCGTGCTGTTCGACTTCGGCGGCGTCTTCACCGAATCGCCGTTCGAGGCCGCGCGCGAGTTCGGACGCGAGATCGGTGTGGACCCGCACCTGATGCTCACCACGGTCTTCGGTCCCTACGATCAGGACACCGACCATCCCTGGCACAGGCTCGAGCGCGGCGAGATCCTGCTGACCGACGCACGCAGCCAGATTCTCGATCTCGGCCAGCAGCACGGTTTCGAGGCCGATCTGTTCAAGGTGCTCGCGGCGCTGGGGAGCAAGACGGGGCCGCGCGAAACGTTCTCGTCCCGCGCCCGGCGGCTGCGCGCCGCCGGCATTCCCACCGCCGTCATCACCAACAACGCCCGCGAGTTCCAGGACGCGTGGCGGGCGATGGTGCCGGTCGATGAGTTGTTCGACTTCGTCGTCGACTCCTCGTTCGTCGGCTATCGCAAGCCCGACCCGCGCATCTTCCGCCATGCGCTCGAGAGGCTCGGCATCGAGCCGCATCAAGCGATGTTCTTCGACGACTTCGAGGGCAATGTGCGCGCGGCGCGCGAGCTCGGTATTCGCGCGCATCTGGTCGAGCCCGATCCGGCGGCCGCGCTGGCGGAGCTCGATCAGGTCCTCGTCACCCTCGGCGCCTGA